Within Cydia fagiglandana chromosome 10, ilCydFagi1.1, whole genome shotgun sequence, the genomic segment TATGCGGACGTGCCCATCCCATCCGCCCGATACAAACACCTTTCCGTCCATGCGAGATTGGACTTTATTAACGCCAGCGTTCTTGATAGTGATGTCCGTCTTGTGGGCCAAGCTTGAGTCTTTTCTCCCTATACTAAAAATCTGTATCACATCCGAGGCATTGCCGATTATGCCTCTTTGCTGTTCAACATGGAAGTCCACGGACATGGGACATTCTTTCGTTTGCAACTTGCTGATGCATTGACTAGTGTTGAGATCCCACAGGAGGAGCCAGCCGGCCTCGTAACCCGCTAGGAGGCAATGCTTGTCACTTGATAACTCAATATACTTCAAACACATTGGGTCCCCTAGCTTGAGTGAGCCGTCTGGTTCCAAGCAACCAATTTTTTCTCCGGCAAAACTATAAATGGAAATTTTCGAATCTTTATCAGGTACATACAGTGTTTCGAGTTTTGTGTTGGCGTCAAATCTACAAAAGCCTGGGTAGTCAATGTCGATAATGGCATCTTCTTTGTAGCCAGTGTTGGTGAGGTTAAAGACTTTGtacttgccgcctttttcttgGGTGATGAGCTGACTGTCGGTGTGCATGAGGTGAAGGATGGGAGCTTGACCAACTTTGATCTTCTGCTGCACTCGGTTGGTCtgtaagttacaaaaaaatcatatatAAGGCACTTTCTAGTAaattcatataaaatattttgtcaatGGTTTTCATTTATCTTGGTGAAAAGACCTTTAGA encodes:
- the LOC134668423 gene encoding guanine nucleotide-binding protein subunit beta-like protein 1; the encoded protein is MALLPPDPVYTIRNVDNTPVYSLAFSFLPGGLERLLAGSKNGYVYAFNLQTNRVQQKIKVGQAPILHLMHTDSQLITQEKGGKYKVFNLTNTGYKEDAIIDIDYPGFCRFDANTKLETLYVPDKDSKISIYSFAGEKIGCLEPDGSLKLGDPMCLKYIELSSDKHCLLAGYEAGWLLLWDLNTSQCISKLQTKECPMSVDFHVEQQRGIIGNASDVIQIFSIGRKDSSLAHKTDITIKNAGVNKVQSRMDGKVFVSGGWDGHVRIFSWFSLRPLVVLTEHRQAIQDVCYSSQKVSFWNANIMAAGGLDGAITLWDLYNNKH